One Oncorhynchus gorbuscha isolate QuinsamMale2020 ecotype Even-year unplaced genomic scaffold, OgorEven_v1.0 Un_scaffold_1842, whole genome shotgun sequence genomic window carries:
- the LOC124024370 gene encoding troponin I, fast skeletal muscle-like: MSDKKMSSSRRQHLKSLMLQIAQGFIEAEAIQAEEDKNSYMDENVPSFSVPESMQELQDLCKKLHQQIDAVDEQRYDTQSKVAKSDKEIEDLKIKLQDLKGKFKKPVLKKVRMSADAMLQALLGSKHKVSMDLRANLKQVKKEVKEEVKDAADWRKNIEDKAGMDGRKKMFESDP, translated from the exons ATGTCAGA TAAGAAGATGTCGTCGAGTCGCAGGCAACATCTGAAG AGCTTGATGCTCCAGATTGCCCAGGGGTTCATAGAGGCTGAGGCCATCCAGGCAGAGGAGGACAAAAACAGCTACATGGATGAGAATGTCCCCTCCTTCTCCGTCCCTGAATCCATGCAGGAACTCCAG gatctgtGTAAGAAGCTCCACCAGCAGATTGATGCAGTGGATGAACAGAGATATGACACGCAAAGCAAAGTAGCCAAGTCTGATAAGGAG atTGAGGATCTGAAGATAAAACTACAAGACCTGAAGGGCAAGTTCAAGAAGCCCGTCCTGAAGAAAGTCCGCATGTCTGCTGATGCTATGCTCCAGGCTCTGCTGGGCTCCAAACACAAGGTGTCCATGGACCTGAGGGCCAACCTGAAGCAAGTCAAGAAGGAGGTCAAGGAGGAG GTGAAAGATGCAGCTGACTGGCGTAAGAACATAGAGGACAAGGCTGGCATGGACGGTAGAAAGAAGATGTTTGAGTCTGACCCTTAA